The following are from one region of the Sandaracinus amylolyticus genome:
- a CDS encoding SDR family NAD(P)-dependent oxidoreductase: MDQGARGPKRVVVLGATSGMGRALARRMAARGDRLHVLGIGDDELARSVADLEIRAGVRSGSIGWSRCDLEKPETFAGALEEAETKLGGLDVVVVTAAMFAAQADLESDAKLTQRLLTIDFTNTVLFCEEAKRRLLARGGGTLCVFSSVAGERGRKPVALYGAAKAGLTRYLEALDHKHHAEGLRVVTVKPGFVKTGMTAGLKPPPFAGEPEDVAARVVRAVDRGTPEVYAPVAWGPIMGVIRRLPRFVMRRVGF, from the coding sequence ATGGATCAAGGAGCGCGCGGACCGAAGCGCGTCGTGGTGCTCGGCGCGACGAGCGGCATGGGACGCGCGCTGGCGCGACGTATGGCGGCGCGTGGTGATCGACTGCACGTGCTGGGCATCGGCGACGACGAGCTCGCGCGCAGCGTGGCGGACCTCGAGATCCGCGCGGGTGTGCGCTCGGGATCGATCGGATGGTCGCGCTGCGACCTCGAGAAGCCCGAGACGTTCGCGGGCGCGCTCGAGGAGGCGGAGACGAAGCTCGGCGGGCTCGACGTGGTGGTGGTCACCGCGGCGATGTTCGCGGCGCAGGCGGACCTCGAGAGCGACGCGAAGCTCACGCAGCGGCTGCTGACGATCGACTTCACGAACACCGTGCTCTTCTGCGAGGAGGCGAAGCGTCGTCTGCTCGCGCGCGGTGGCGGCACGCTGTGCGTGTTCAGCTCGGTCGCGGGCGAGCGCGGGCGCAAGCCGGTCGCGCTCTACGGCGCCGCGAAGGCGGGCCTCACGCGCTACCTCGAGGCGCTCGACCACAAGCACCACGCGGAGGGGCTGCGCGTCGTGACGGTGAAGCCCGGGTTCGTGAAGACCGGGATGACGGCGGGGCTGAAGCCGCCGCCGTTCGCCGGTGAGCCCGAGGACGTCGCGGCGCGCGTGGTGCGCGCGGTGGATCGCGGCACGCCCGAGGTCTACGCGCCGGTCGCGTGGGGCCCGATCATGGGCGTGATCCGGCGCCTGCCGCGCTTCGTGATGCGCCGCGTCGGGTTCTGA